A stretch of DNA from Peromyscus maniculatus bairdii isolate BWxNUB_F1_BW_parent chromosome 7, HU_Pman_BW_mat_3.1, whole genome shotgun sequence:
tttgtctgggttttttaaaaaatcttacagtcttttgcttgtatactatggcttccaattttgtgtttttattgattttgtttgtgtgtttctctatgtgtgtgtgtttattgtgatttttccaatttttaaattctgctttgtttgtgttttttatttacttatttgttttctaaagaaataaagcatggagttggatgggtggggaggtagggaggatctgggagaagatgggggaggggaaactatgatcagaatatattgcagaatatattttataaattttcaattaaaaaaaaaaatcctggggctggagagatggctcagaggttaagagcactggttgctctcccagaggtcctgagttcaattcccagcaatcacatggtaaCTTACAACCGTCTGCAATGAAAtctagttccctcttctggcctgcaaggatacatgcacgcagaacactgtatgcttaataagtaaataattccttaaaaaaatcCAGCCCATTCTGCAGGAACAGCCCCGACTCACCCAAAACAATTCTAAAGTTCTCGCCATCCAAGTGCAGTACCCAGGTGTTGGTGGTTTTTGATCTGTTCTCTACATACTTTACGAAGCTTTTCCTCTCAATTTCCaggatatatttaaaaacataaccTTTGTCAGAAAGTATATGTATGGTGGCTTTGGTTTTTGCAGCTCCAACATAGAAGGTTTCTTTGCCCACCAAATTGAACATCCACTCTTTTCTTATCTCTTCCTAGATGATAAATTAGAATagattaaaatatacaaatagagggaattttaatatttaacatttaagaaataataaaaaacttcAAGGTGTTtgtggtagttttgttttgttttggttcggttttttgagacagggtttctctgtgggacagtcctggctgtcctggaactcgctttgtagaccaggctggcctcaaacttactgagatttgtctgcttctgcttcctgagtactgagattaaaggcacgtgccactacctcattgtggtggtttgaataagaatggcccctataggctcatacatttgaaagtttggtcaccagggagtggaactatttgaaaagattataaagtttaggaggtgtggccttgttggaggaagtgttcactgggggtgggctttgaggtttcaaaagcccaagccagactcagtgactcactctcttcctgctgcctgtggatcaggatttagaactctcagctacttctccagcagcatgtcctgccatgcctgctgctatgttgataatggactaaccctctgaaatggtAACGAAGCcctaattaaacactttcttttataagagttgccttggacATGATGCCTCTTCATAGCAATACAACACTGACCAAGACGGTGATTAGAAGCCAATATTATTTGTACTTTATGAATTCATCAtatcaagtttttgttttgttttgttttgttttaatcatttttctgTGTGTAGTGGCACCTAACTTTAATTTCAGCACCTGCGAGGCAGTTgaaggtggctctctgtgagtttgagaccagcctgtctgcacagtgagttccaggccagccagggctacttagactctgtctgaaaagaaaaggccattttaaatttaaataccaGGTTTCATATTCTTGTATGTAATTATTCTCCTGTAACTACCACTAGATTGCtttatacagaaaaacaaataggtGAAAAACATAACCGTTGTCAGAAAAAAAGCCCCAACTTTATGTATGAAGAAGTTACAAATTACACCAATAAAACCAAgttttggggctgaagagatggctcagtggttaagagtacttgctgcttttccagaggatccagcacccacatgctagctcccaactgcctataactgcaggctcaggggatctgataccctatTCTGTCCTCAGAGGaccccaggcacacatgtgctgcacTCACAAGCATACGGGcaaaacacccttacacatacaaataaataaaaagcttaaGAAAGCCAGCTGGTGTAGTcttgcacacttttaatcccagcatcggggaagcagagacaggaagctgtCTATGAGGTCTAGACCAGGCCTGTCCAAATAGCCAGTGGTAGGATAgccatagagagatcctgtctcaaagagagagggagaaaaggagagcagGAGAAGGATGAGCTCTCTGTAGCACATTTTACAAAGTCACATTATGTTTCCCTACCTTCCCATCCACATATACAACTCGTTTTCCTGATGTGGTCCCATGTTCAAATTCAATCTTGTGGATTCCATCACTTAATATAACATCCCAAACAGCTACAACATCTGTCAGTTTCCTTAGGCTATAAAGAgggcaaaggaaataaaaatgaagccatTAAAATGGGCTAAAACAGTAATGGAATAGCCAATTCATCttcttaagatttttcttttctttttcccctttctttttctttctttccttccttccttcttttcttccttccttccttccttccttccttctttccttccttccttctttccttctctctcactctctttctccttccttccttccttccttccttccttccttccttccttccttccttccttccttccttcctttttattcttttttggacAGGGTGCTAagtattccaggctggcttcaacttaCTATATGAGCCTGATGATCGAAGTTTGACCCCGGAACCCACGTaagtgtggaaggagagaaatgaaaccacaaagttctcctctgacttccacatgtgcttCATAATACACACCCCaatacacatgttcacacatcatttaaaaaaagtctGTGGTTTTATGGGATCTGCAGTGGCtgtgttctttatttattcaAAGTCATGTACCATAAATGTCAGCCTTCAGCTTTT
This window harbors:
- the LOC102906586 gene encoding fas apoptotic inhibitory molecule 1 isoform X1, translated to MRTARSSLRKLTDVVAVWDVILSDGIHKIEFEHGTTSGKRVVYVDGKEEIRKEWMFNLVGKETFYVGAAKTKATIHILSDKGYVFKYILEIERKSFVKYVENRSKTTNTWVLHLDGENFRIVLEKNSMDVWCNGEIIESAGEFVDDGTETHFSVGSHDCYIKAVSSGKRREGIIHTLIVDNREIPESLQ
- the LOC102906586 gene encoding fas apoptotic inhibitory molecule 1 isoform X2 yields the protein MHSLRKLTDVVAVWDVILSDGIHKIEFEHGTTSGKRVVYVDGKEEIRKEWMFNLVGKETFYVGAAKTKATIHILSDKGYVFKYILEIERKSFVKYVENRSKTTNTWVLHLDGENFRIVLEKNSMDVWCNGEIIESAGEFVDDGTETHFSVGSHDCYIKAVSSGKRREGIIHTLIVDNREIPESLQ